From a single Anaerolineae bacterium genomic region:
- a CDS encoding thioredoxin domain-containing protein encodes MRAYAWLIMLILLAACAQAPATASMPSVAPPQATSSLVTAAPGTIACTSVRQPAPTLQGTPPYLRPDDHSEGLADAPVVLVMYGDYQDPSSAAMNALLARLRQAYPEAVRRVFRPLPLINQYDKALLAAQAAEAAARQGAFWPFHDRLLAEQAQWRNLSEADFHAYRQGLARQVGLDVARFAQDLDAPDLQVALLAAREEAQRIGLPGVPLLYLNGEFYPGPWDWNSLSTLVRLQALSARQFSQCPPRLSNLTAPRFAALHTEAGDIVLQLYPDQAPMAVSSFVFLARQGWYNENTFFEVRPGLWARTGDPSETGLGHPGYTFVREIAPDLTFDRPGRVGLYNDGPPNNGSQFFITLTAAPQFNARYTLFGQVIKGLDLLKTLPPRTPGEPDAPPGLRIRSVDVTDP; translated from the coding sequence ATGCGCGCTTACGCCTGGTTGATCATGCTCATTCTGTTAGCGGCTTGTGCCCAGGCCCCGGCCACCGCATCCATGCCCTCTGTAGCGCCCCCCCAGGCCACCTCCTCCCTGGTCACGGCGGCGCCGGGTACCATCGCCTGCACCTCCGTGCGCCAGCCCGCCCCCACCCTCCAGGGCACGCCGCCCTACCTGCGCCCCGACGACCACAGCGAAGGCCTCGCAGACGCCCCCGTCGTCCTGGTCATGTACGGCGACTACCAGGACCCCAGCAGCGCGGCGATGAACGCCCTCCTGGCGCGTCTGCGGCAGGCTTATCCCGAAGCCGTGCGGCGCGTGTTTCGCCCCCTGCCCTTGATCAATCAGTACGACAAGGCGCTGCTGGCCGCTCAGGCGGCCGAGGCCGCCGCCCGCCAGGGGGCTTTCTGGCCCTTCCACGACCGGCTCCTCGCCGAGCAGGCCCAATGGCGCAACCTCAGCGAAGCCGATTTCCACGCCTATCGGCAAGGCCTGGCCCGCCAGGTGGGGCTGGATGTGGCCCGTTTCGCCCAGGACCTCGACGCGCCAGACCTGCAGGTCGCCCTGCTCGCCGCCCGAGAAGAGGCCCAACGTATCGGTCTCCCCGGCGTCCCCCTGCTCTACCTCAACGGCGAGTTCTATCCCGGCCCCTGGGACTGGAACAGCCTGAGCACGCTGGTGCGCCTCCAGGCCCTGAGCGCCCGCCAGTTCAGCCAGTGCCCGCCGCGGCTGAGCAACCTCACTGCCCCGCGCTTCGCCGCCCTGCACACCGAAGCCGGGGATATCGTGCTCCAACTCTACCCCGACCAGGCCCCCATGGCGGTGAGCAGTTTCGTCTTCCTCGCCCGTCAGGGCTGGTACAATGAGAACACCTTCTTCGAGGTGCGCCCCGGGCTATGGGCCCGCACAGGCGATCCTTCGGAAACCGGCCTGGGGCACCCAGGGTACACCTTTGTGCGCGAAATCGCCCCCGACCTGACCTTCGATCGCCCCGGTCGGGTGGGACTATACAACGATGGGCCCCCAAACAATGGCAGTCAGTTCTTCATCACCCTGACCGCCGCGCCCCAGTTCAACGCCCGTTACACCCTGTTTGGGCAGGTGATAAAAGGGCTGGACCTCCTGAAAACCCTTCCGCCTCGGACCCCGGGGGAACCGGATGCCCCTCCGGGGTTGCGCATCCGCTCGGTGGATGTAACCGACCCC